One part of the Schistocerca piceifrons isolate TAMUIC-IGC-003096 chromosome 2, iqSchPice1.1, whole genome shotgun sequence genome encodes these proteins:
- the LOC124775641 gene encoding esterase SG1-like gives MNNQSKFTPTFCFITTEIYQHFYTTSNFVLISSNLGAPRIYVTVDTPLGPIRGRQLNTTTGNPVYTFKGIPYAEPPVGSLRFQPPVPVSSWTEEKDALQTPNRCIQMDGLGNIKGDEDCLYLNVFSPELPSDTSVPRPVLVLIHVGCFRTGYAQQRYLDYYIDHGIVVVSIQYRLGALGKKIDNTRRILTVKSNYLQVIIKYNITTTLTDF, from the exons ATGAACAATCAGAGCAAATTCACAC CAACATTCTGTTTTATAACAACTGAAATTTATCAGCACTTTTATACAACCAGTAATTTTGTGCTTATCTCCAGTAATTTG GGTGCACCACGAATATACGTAACAGTCGACACACCTCTGGGTCCCATAAGAGGTCGTCAACTTAATACCACAACTGGCAACCCTGTTTATACCTTCAAAGGAATTCCATATGCTGAACCACCAGTTGGATCATTACGGTTTCAG CCACCAGTACCTGTGTCTTCTTGGACAGAAGAAAAAGATGCTCTCCAAACACCAAACCGATGCATACAGATGGATGGTTTAGgaaacataaagggagatgaagacTGTCTCTACCTGAATGTCTTTAGCCCAGAG TTACCATCTGATACAAGTGTCCCAAGACCAGTACTGGTGCTAATACATGTTGGCTGCTTCAGAACTGGCTATGCTCAGCAACGTTATTTAGATTATTATATTGATCATGGAATAGTGGTTGTATCCATACAGTATCGTCTTGGAGCTTTAGGTAAGAAAATTGACAATACAAGAAGAATCTTGACTGTTAAAAGTAATTATTTGCAAGtaattattaaatataatattACAACAACATTGACTGATTTTTAA